The genomic region TCGAAGCCGCCGCCGCCGACGAGGAAGCCGCCCATCGCCCCGGCGTCGTGCCACAGGTAGAACGGCGCGTACTGGTTCACCGCGGCACCCGCGACGCCGCGCTCGCGGATCGCGTACGCCTTCAGGGCAAGCCCGGCCCGGTCGTCGAGCGCGTGGCCGTTGTCGGCGACCCGACGCCGGATGATCGCCATGTCGTAGTCGGCGGGCAGGGTGATCTCGTACTGCATCGCGTACATGTCGGCGTCCTCGTCCTGGTCGCTAGTCGGCGGGTCCGAGGGGTCCGGCGGGTGCGGCGTGGGCGGCGAGCAGGGCGAGCAGACCGTCGACGGCCTGGGCGAACGGCACACCGCTGCCGGCGGCACGGGCGAGCACGTACCCGCCCTGCAGCACCGCGACGATCGTGGCGGCCGTGACCGCCGCGTCGAGCCCGACGAGCTCGCCGGCGGCCACCCCCTCGGCGAGCACATCGCCCAGGCGGGCGCGCAGCCAGGTGAACGTCTGCTCGACCGGGCGGCGCAGCTCGGCGTCGGCCATCACGTCGGGGTCCTGGGTGAGCCGGCCGACCGGGCAGCCGCGCAGCACGTCACGCTCGCGGCGCAGGTAGGCCTCGACGCGGGCGAGCGCCGGGGCGTCGGCGCCGAGCTGGGCGTCGGCCGCCGCCCGCAGCTCGGCGGCGGTCCGCTCGATCGCCGCCCGAGCCAGCGCCGCCTTGCCGTCGAAGTGGTGGTACATGCTGCCCTGACCGACCCCGGCGTGCGCCTGGATCGCCCGCGGGCTCGTGCCCACGTACCCACGTTCCCACAGCAGCACCCGGGTGCTCTCGACCAGCCGCTCCGCCGCGTCCACCCCACCACTGTACATACCAGTAGGTACAGGAGAGGTTTCCCTGCTCTTCCAGAGGCTTTCGTGTCCGTTTCGTCCCTCTGGATAGGCAGGGAGATGGGTCGGAGCGCGGGCGCGGGCGGGGGCCGCGGCGGGCTCAGGCGGGCAGGTCGAGGTCCAGGGTGCGCAGGCGGTCGGGGTCGGCGAGGATGTCGATCTCGGTGATGCGACCGCCGCTGATCGTGAAGCCCATGACGGCGAACGGCCGCCCGGCGTTCATCGTCACCAGCCCGGCGGTGCCGTTGACCAACGCCGGACGGGCGGCGCGACCGAAGCGGCGAAACGACAGCGCCCGGGCGGCGACGGCGTGCGCCCCGCGGGTCGACCCGGAGCCCGCGGCCCCCATCCCCGCGGCGCCCCGGTCGGCGCGCAGCACGACGTCGGGGTCGAGCACGGCGACGAGCGCGTCGAAGTCCCCGCCACGGGCGGCGGCGAGGAAGGCGTCGACGACGGCGCGCTGGCGGACCAGGTCCACCTCGGAGGTGGCGGGCGCGCCCTGCACCCGGCGCCGGGCCCGGCTGGCGAGCTGGCGGGTCGCCGCCGGGGAGCGCCCGACGATCGGGGCGATGTCGTCGAAGGGGACGGCGAACATGTCGTGCAGGACGAACGCGAGCCGTTCGGCCGGCCCGAGGGTCTCCAGGACGACGAGCAGGGCCAGGCCGACCGCGTCGGCGATCAGCGCCTGCTGGGCGGGGTCGACGCCGTCGGCGTGGCTGACGACCGGGTCGGGTAGGCGGACGACGTCGTCGAGGGGGTCCTCGCGGCGCGCGGTGCGCGAGCGCAGCATGTCCAGGCACACCCGCCCCACGACGGTCGTCAGCCAGCCGCCGAGGTTGGTCACGGCGTCGCTGTCGGCGCGGCTCAGCCGCAGCCACGCCTCCTGCACGGCGTCGTCGGCCTCGGTCAGCGAGCCGAGCATGCGGTAGGCGACCGCCCGCAGCTGGCCGCGGTGTGCCTCGAACCGGGCCGCGAGCAGCTCCTGGGCGCCGCCGCGTTCCTGCTCGTCGGCGCCGTCCCGCCTCCGCTCGTCCATGATCGTCCTCCGTCGTCGCGGTGTCGCGGTGTCGCAACCCTGACGGATCACCCGCCGCCGATGTGACGCCCCGGCGGGCTCCCGGCGGCGCGCCGTGGCACGGCGGGCCGGTGGACGCGCGGGTCAGGCGTGCTCGCCGGCGCCGGTGTGCCGGGGTGCGACGCCGTCGGGCCGGTAGACGCGGGCGGGCGGGCCGGCGGGGTCGGTACCCAGGGTGTTGCCGCAGCGGGTGGAGATCCACGTCGACATCGAGTTCGGGCGCATCAGCGGCCGCCAGCTCTCCAGGTCGTAGGTGTCGCCGGTGGCGTAACCCCGGCCGCCGCCCAGCGCGGGGATCAGGGCCAGGTCCTGATGGCAGGTCAGTTGGGCGTGCAGGCTGTCGGTGACGTCGCGGCCGAGGGCGGGCAGCGTGGTCACGCAGCCGCCGATGGCCGTCCAGATCGCGTCGGTGGCCTCGCGGCGCTCGGCGTGGCGGGCGGCGGAGGTGGGCCGCACCGAGATCCGCAGCCGGCCGTCGGCCCACTGCTCGACGACGATCTCCTCGACGTAGCGGCTGGCCCCGCAGTACGGCGTCGTCGCGGCAGGCGCCGCGGCGGCGGGCCGCGTCGGGGCCGCGGCAGCCGCGGGGGTGGACGGCGCGGGGGTGGACGGCGCGGGAGTGGTGGCCGCCGGGGCGGGGCGGGCCGCGGCGTCCGCACGGGTGGGGCCGTCGGCGCCGGCGCCGGAATGGCAGCCGGCGAGCAGCCCGATCACCATGATCCCGGCCACGGCGATGATCACCGGCGTGTGCAGCCTCCGACGCCGCACGAGGCGTCCCGGGTGGCCTCGCACGGGGCGTCCCGGCCGATGGCCCGCGCGGGTGGCCGGGCGGGTGGCCGGGCGGCGGTGCGGGGTCGGCGGGACGCAGGTGGCGGGCCGCACGGCGCCGCGGGCGGAGGAGGTCGGCGTCTGCACGGGCAGAAGGGTAGGTCCGGGCGGGGCCGCGGGGCGCGACCGACCCCGCCGCTCGGATCGGCGGGTGCCGCGCCGGGGCCAGGGCGGGGGTGATGTCCGCTGTGGGGGGTGGGGAGACATGGGGGTGGGGAGGCATGGGGGGTGGGGAGGCGCGGGGGGCGCGGTCAGTCCCACAGGGCGCGGGCGAGAGCCACGCCGGCCGCGGCGGCGCCGACCCCGACGAGCAGGCTGGTGGCGACGGTGAACACGGCGAGGCGGCGCTGGCCGCCCTCGGCCAGGCGCAGGATCTCGTAGGACAGCGTCGAGTAGGTGCTCAGCGCCCCGCACAGCCCGGTGCCGACCAGCAGCGCCACCCGCGACGAGGCGGCGCCGGCGCCGACCGCGCCGGTCACCAGGCCGAGCACGGCGCTGGCGACCGTGTTCACCGTGATCGTGCCCCAGGGCGGCGGGCTGTCGTGGCGGGCCTGCACGGCCCGGTCGGTGAGGTAGCGCAGCGGGGCGCCCACCGCCGCGCCGAGGATCACCAGCAGCCAGCTCACCGCCGTCGCTGCCCGGGCCGCAGCAGCCGGCGGGTCGCGGCCGTGGCCGCCCACACCGCGGCGAGCGCCACCGTCGGCGTCAGCACCAGGGCGGCCAGGGCCAGCAGCGGCCGACCGTCGTCGAGGAGCCCCTCGACGTCGACGGCGTAGGTGGAGAACGTGGTGAACCCGCCGAGGATCCCGGTGCCGAGGAACGGGCGGGCCAGCGGGTGGGCGAGGTGGCCGGCGGCCAGCAGGGCCATGAGCACGCCGATCGCCGCGCAGCCGACGGCGTTGACCGCCACGGTGGTCCAACCGAACGCCCCGGGCTGGGTCGGCCAGGCCAGCGCCGCGCCGTAGCGGGCGCAGGCGCCGAGGGCACCACCGGCAGCGATCACGCCCAGCAGCGGCACCGGGTGGGCGCGCAGTTCGGCGCGCTGCGCCGGCAGGTGCAGGTCGACGTCGGGATCGGCCGCGTCCGTGGCGTCCTCGGGATCGACTGTGGTCTCGGGATCCGTCGCGACCTCGGCTCTGGCTCCTGTGCCCGCTGGGGCCGCGGTGGCGGGGGCGGGGGCGGCGCAGACGGCGGGCCGCGCGCGGGGGGTGCGTCGCGGCGCGGGCCGCTCGGCCATGAGGTTCCTCCCTGCGTGGGCGGGCGACCGGCGGAGTCGGGCGCGGCGGTGTACACGCAGGGACCGTTGGCGGCGCGTCGCCGCGGTTCGACCACGGCGGGCCCCACCGCCGCCGGCAGCCGCCGCAGGGCGGGCACCGTCCGGGGCGACTCTACCGGTCGACGAGGCGGCCGCCGGCCTGCCCTCGCGGTCCGGTGTCACCGGGTTCGGGGTGGCGGCAGATCACGAGCGGATTCGCGGCCCGACCCCCGCCCCACCCTGTTAGATCGCCGTCGTACACTAGGGCGAATGTGTTCGGTGTCCGTCGAACACATCGTGAGGGAGGTCCGGGCCGAGCGAGGGCCCGAGGCCGGCGCCGGCAGCGGCGCGGACGAGAGGAGAACCGTCATGGCGGTGTTGTTGGGGCGGGTGGGCGTGTGGTCGCCGTCGTTTGCCTGGACCGAACCGGACGCCGTCGCCGCGGCGGCGGCGGAGCTGGACGCCCTCGGCTACGGCGCGCTGTGGCTCGGCGCCGCCGCGGCGGACCTGGCCCTGCCCGAGCAGGTGCTCGCCGCCAGCAGCCGGCTGGCCGTGGCCACCGGGATCGTCAACGTGTGGACGACCGAGCCGGCCCCGCTCGCCGCCGCCTACCATCGCCTCGACGCCGCCTACCCGGACCGGTTCCTGCTCGGACTCGGCATCAGTCACGCCCGGGTCGTGGCGGGACTCGGCCGCGAGTACACCCGGCCGCTGGCCCACCTCGGGCAGTTCCTCGACGGGCTGGACGGTGCCGACACGCCGGTGCCCGCCCAGGCGCGGGTCCTTGCGGCGTTGCGGCCCCGGGCACTCGAGCTGTCCGCGCGCCGTGCCCGCGGCGCCCATCCCTACCTGGTCACCCCCGAGTACACCGTCGCCGCCCGCGCGGCCCTCGGCGACGGTGTACTGCTCGCCCCCGACCAGAAGGTCGTGCTGGCCACCGATCCCGGCGACGCCCGCGCGCTGGCCCGGTCGAACCTGCAGTACTACCTCACCATGCCCAACTATGTCGCCAACCTGCAGACCCTGGGCTTCGACGCCGACGACGTCGCCGGGTCCGGCAGCGACCGGCTCGTCGACGCCCTCTACGCCTGGGGCACCCCCGCACAGGCCGCACAGCGTGTGCGTGACCATCTCGACGCCGGCGCCGACCACGTCGCCGTGCAGGTCATCTCCGCCGACGTCGACCTGGCCGCCCGCACGGGCCGTCCCACCGTCGAGCAGTGGCGCGCACTGGCCGCCGAACTGCTCTGATCCGCGCGGCCCGCCTGAACCGACGAGGCCCGGCGCCCCGGGAGCGGGGAGCCGGGCCTGGTGTCGTGGCCGGGACGCGGCGGGTCGGCGCAGATGCGGCGGGTCGCCGGGGGCGGGGGGTCAGCGGTGCAGCGCGTGGCGGCGTCCGCCCACCGCCCGCCAGACCAGCAGCACGACGATGGCGCCGAGGATGGACCCGACGACGCCGGAGGGCTGCAACGCCCCTTCGCCGAAGTCCTTGTCGAACAGGACGTAGCCGAGGAAGCCGCCGACGAACGAGCCGACGACGCCCAGCAGGATCGTGGCGGGGATGCTCATCGGATCGGGTCCGGGCACGAGCAGGCGGGCCACGGCCCCCGCGATGAGACCGAGTACCACCCAGGTGATGAGGGTCCAGAGCACAGCGGGCCTCCGACAGGTGAGGATCAGCGGCGGGGCTGCCGATGATCGGCGATGAGATCGACGCCGGTGTACCCGCCGCCGACGATCCGTCAAACATCACCGCTGTGGTCGGACGGGCGGGACGGGCGGGACGGGCGGGACGGGCGGGACGGGCGGCCGGATGCCCCCGCCCGTCGCCACGCCGGCGCGGCCGGCCGTAGCATGCCCTCGAGGCCGGCGGTGGGTCCGACCCCGTCCGTAGGATGGTTTTCGTGGGTGACATCGGTACGCCTGAGCTGCTCATCATCATCGTCGTCGTCGTGGTGCTGTTCGGGGCGAAGAAGCTGCCCGACGCCGCCCGCTCCCTGGGCCGCTCGCTGCGAATCTTCAAGTCCGAGATCAAGGGTCTGCACGACGACGACCACCCCGCTGCGGTCGCCACAGCTCCCGGCGCGCCCGTGAACCCCGCCGTCGTGCACCCCGCCGCGCCGACGGTGACGGCGCCGGCCCCGGCCGTCGACACCGCCCCGCCGGTTCCCGCCGCTCCCGGTGCCGCCGCACCGGTCACCGGGCCGGCGTCGACCGCGGACAGCGCCGCGGACGGCCGGCCCACCGGGTCGCGCTGACGCCTGGCCGGTGGGCCCGACACCGATCCCGTACGCCAGGACCTGACCGCCGAGGCGATCCGGCTGACCCGGCTGCTCCGCGCCCTGCTGCCGGGCGACGGTGAGGTGGCCGGGTGGCCGATCTGTTGGCGCTGATGCTGCTCACCGCGGCCCGCCGTACCCTGCGCGTCGCGGCGAACGGCGAACGGGTCCCCCTCGGCGAGCAGGACCGGACTTCACGCCCCCTTCGAACACACCCCTGCCACGCAGGGAGTGGGTCTGCGTAACCTCGCTCCCGGCGGTGCCGGTACCCCTCGGGATCGTCCAGCGCCTGGGCGTAACGGAATGGCCGATGCTGGTCGGGCGCCGCGGCCACCAGATCGGGCCCCGGGGCCCCGGGCGGATGTGCCGGGCGGATGCGGCGGCCCGGTGCGGCGGCGGATGCGGCGGCCGGACGTGCCGGGCGGGCGCCGCCGGGGGGTGACCGGACGTGGCTCCCGGTCCGGGGTGGCATGGACGCACCGGTCCCGCGCGCCGCGGACCGCCCACCGGCACGAGCCGCTCCGGCTGCGGCACCGGGGCGTCCGCCCGTGCCGCGGGCGCCCACACCCCACCGGAAACACCGCGCATATGCATCGCCATTGGCGAGGGAATCGGCGACCGGCGCCGGGCGGGTGCCGATTGGCGCCGATTCCCGCCGTGGCCGGCGCACAGACGCCGCGGTGGACGCCGCCCGCGGCGGTTCGACCCGGCCCCATCGCCCTCGGTTCGCCGCCTGTGGGCTGACCTGCGCCGTCGCGCCGGCCCGCCGTCGGCGCCACCCGTCCGGGCGTCGGGCGCCGGGCGTGGCGGCGGCACACCCGGCCGGCCGCACCCCGGCGATGCGAACCGATCCCGCCCGATCCCGCCCGATCTCGCCGCCGCACGCGCACAGCACGGACCATGCCGCCGTCGGCCGTTCACCGCGCAGGATGGCGAACACGGGCCGCGGCGCACCCCGACCCGGGATCGACCCGGGATCGACCCGGGCCGGGTGGGCGGGGTCGTCGGCACGCGGCCCTGTCCGATGTGGGTTCCCGTGGGCGGTGTGCGCGGTTCATCAGTAGCGGGCAGGCCGCGGTGCAACGCCGGTGGTGTTCACTCGAACCGGTGGCGACGCCGAGGGTCCGCCGTGCTGCGGTGCACCGATCGTCGGAGCCTGGGAGCCGCGGACGAGACGCGGTGAGAAGAGGATGGTGATCCGCCGTGCGTGTGGACATCTGGAGTGACGTCGTCTGCCCGTGGTGCTACGTCGGCAAGGCCCGGTTCGACCGGGCGCTCGCCGCGTTCGCCCACCGCGACGAGGTGCAGGTGCGCTTCCACTCCTACGAGCTGAACCCGACCCTGCCCCGGGGCCGGTCCGAATCGCTGCTCGTCGCCCTGGCCCGCAAGTTCAGCGACGTCCCGGCGGCCGAGATCGAGGGCATGGAGCACCGCGTCGCCGACGCCGCCCGCCAGGAGGGGCTGGCCTACCGCTCCGACCGGCGCAACGGCAACACCTTCGACCTGCACCGGGTCCTGCACCTGGCCGGCGAGGCGGGCCGGCAGGCCGAGGCGGTCACCGCCCTCAACCAGGCGCATTTCGGCGCCGGCCGGGACGTGTTCGACCACGACATCGCCGTCGAGGTGTTCACCTCCGCCGGTCTGCCGGCCGCCGAGGTGCGCCGGGTCCTGACCGGCGACGACTACGCCGAGCGGGTGTTCGCCGACGAACGTGCCGCCCACGACATGCGCGTCACCGGCGTGCCGTTCTTCGTCGTCGACCGCACCCTGGCGGTGTCCGGGGCGCGCCCGACGGACCTGTTCGCCCGCACCCTCGACCAGGCCTGGGCACGCCGCGCCCAACGGGTGGCGTGAGGCCCGGTCCGCCGCGCCCCGCGCTCGGGTACCGTCCTGCCATGGTCATCACGCCGCAGCCGTCGTGGGACGTCGCCGTGGACGCCGACGAGCTGCACCGCCGACACGCGCCGACGCAGCCGGCGTTCACCCTCGTGCACACCCACTGCCGCATCGTGTGGGACATCGCCGCCGGGCTGCTGGCCGCCGGCGCCGCGCCGGCGGCCGACGCCGGGCTGGTGCGCACCGGGGCGCTGCTGCACGACATCGGCGTCTACCGGCTCTACGACGACGCCGGCCAGCTCGATCACGCCCAGTACCTGCGCCACGGGGTGCTCGGCCACGAACTGCTCGCCGCCGACGGCCTGCCCGAGACCGTCTGCCGGTTCGCCTCCTGCCACACCGGCGTCGGGCTGACCCGCGCCGACATCGCCGCCGGTGACCTGCCGCTGCCGCCGGGGGACTACCTCGCCCAGACCGTCGAGGAACGGCTGGTCATGTACGCCGACAAGTTCCACTCCAAGAGCCGTCCGACGAGCTTCCTGACGGTGGACGCCTACCGCGGCCACGTCCGCCGTTTCGGCGCGGACAAGGTGGCCCGGTTCGACGAGCTGACCGCCGAGTTCGGAGTGCCCGACCTCGCCGCCCTCGCCGCCCGCCACGGCATGACCGTCCACAGCGGCTGAGCGGCGTTTCACCCCCCGTCGGCGCCCTGCCCGCCGGCCGCGGCCGGTTCCTGCGCCTGTGGGGCGAACCGCCGGGCGCGCCCGGGGCGCCGGCGACACGATGACGGGCATGGACGCGGCCGGTGCGCCGAGCGTTCCCGGGCGGCTCGTGCGCCGCCTCGGGCCGGGTGACGCGGTGATGATCGGGCTCGGGGCGATGATCGGCGCCGGGGTGTTCACCGCCTTCGCCCCCGCGGCGCGCGCGGCCGGGTCGGGGGCGGGCCTGCTGGTGGCGCTGGGCCTGGCCGCGGTCGTCGCCTACTGCAACGCCACGTCGTCGGCGCGCCTCGCCGCGCGCTACCCGACGTCGGGCGGCAGCTACGTCTACGGCCGCGAACGGCTCGGGGAGCTCTGGGGGTACCTCGCCGGCTGGGCGTTCGTGGTCGGCAAGACGGCGTCGTGCGCGGCGATGGCGCTCACCGTCGGCGAGTACGCCTGGCCGGCGCACCGGCATGCGGTGGCCGTCGTCGCGGTCGTCGCGCTGACCGCGGCGAACCTCGCCGGGGTGCATCGCAGCGCGCTGCTGACTCGGCTGATCGTCGCGGTGGTGCTCGCGGTGCTCGCCGCGGTCGTCGTGGCCTGCCTGGCCTCGGGCGCAGCGGACCCGGGCCGCCTCGCAACGGACGCGGACGGTGGAGCGGTGAGGGCCGGCGGGGTGCTGCGCGCCGGCGGGCTGCTGTTCTTCGCCTTCGCCGGCTACGCCCGCGTCGCCACCCTCGGCGAGGAGGTCCGCGACCCGGCGCGCACGATCCCCCGCGCTGTCGCGACCGCGCTGACGATCACCCTCGTCGTCTACCTGCTGGTCGCCGTCGCGGTGCTGGCCGTGCTCGGTCCGCAGCGGCTGGCCGCGGCG from Frankia alni ACN14a harbors:
- a CDS encoding TetR/AcrR family transcriptional regulator; translated protein: MYSGGVDAAERLVESTRVLLWERGYVGTSPRAIQAHAGVGQGSMYHHFDGKAALARAAIERTAAELRAAADAQLGADAPALARVEAYLRRERDVLRGCPVGRLTQDPDVMADAELRRPVEQTFTWLRARLGDVLAEGVAAGELVGLDAAVTAATIVAVLQGGYVLARAAGSGVPFAQAVDGLLALLAAHAAPAGPLGPAD
- a CDS encoding sigma-70 family RNA polymerase sigma factor, with protein sequence MDERRRDGADEQERGGAQELLAARFEAHRGQLRAVAYRMLGSLTEADDAVQEAWLRLSRADSDAVTNLGGWLTTVVGRVCLDMLRSRTARREDPLDDVVRLPDPVVSHADGVDPAQQALIADAVGLALLVVLETLGPAERLAFVLHDMFAVPFDDIAPIVGRSPAATRQLASRARRRVQGAPATSEVDLVRQRAVVDAFLAAARGGDFDALVAVLDPDVVLRADRGAAGMGAAGSGSTRGAHAVAARALSFRRFGRAARPALVNGTAGLVTMNAGRPFAVMGFTISGGRITEIDILADPDRLRTLDLDLPA
- a CDS encoding DUF2599 domain-containing protein, which codes for MQTPTSSARGAVRPATCVPPTPHRRPATRPATRAGHRPGRPVRGHPGRLVRRRRLHTPVIIAVAGIMVIGLLAGCHSGAGADGPTRADAAARPAPAATTPAPSTPAPSTPAAAAAPTRPAAAAPAATTPYCGASRYVEEIVVEQWADGRLRISVRPTSAARHAERREATDAIWTAIGGCVTTLPALGRDVTDSLHAQLTCHQDLALIPALGGGRGYATGDTYDLESWRPLMRPNSMSTWISTRCGNTLGTDPAGPPARVYRPDGVAPRHTGAGEHA
- a CDS encoding fluoride efflux transporter FluC, giving the protein MSWLLVILGAAVGAPLRYLTDRAVQARHDSPPPWGTITVNTVASAVLGLVTGAVGAGAASSRVALLVGTGLCGALSTYSTLSYEILRLAEGGQRRLAVFTVATSLLVGVGAAAAGVALARALWD
- a CDS encoding fluoride efflux transporter FluC, which encodes MAERPAPRRTPRARPAVCAAPAPATAAPAGTGARAEVATDPETTVDPEDATDAADPDVDLHLPAQRAELRAHPVPLLGVIAAGGALGACARYGAALAWPTQPGAFGWTTVAVNAVGCAAIGVLMALLAAGHLAHPLARPFLGTGILGGFTTFSTYAVDVEGLLDDGRPLLALAALVLTPTVALAAVWAATAATRRLLRPGQRRR
- a CDS encoding TIGR03620 family F420-dependent LLM class oxidoreductase encodes the protein MAVLLGRVGVWSPSFAWTEPDAVAAAAAELDALGYGALWLGAAAADLALPEQVLAASSRLAVATGIVNVWTTEPAPLAAAYHRLDAAYPDRFLLGLGISHARVVAGLGREYTRPLAHLGQFLDGLDGADTPVPAQARVLAALRPRALELSARRARGAHPYLVTPEYTVAARAALGDGVLLAPDQKVVLATDPGDARALARSNLQYYLTMPNYVANLQTLGFDADDVAGSGSDRLVDALYAWGTPAQAAQRVRDHLDAGADHVAVQVISADVDLAARTGRPTVEQWRALAAELL
- a CDS encoding GlsB/YeaQ/YmgE family stress response membrane protein, with the protein product MLWTLITWVVLGLIAGAVARLLVPGPDPMSIPATILLGVVGSFVGGFLGYVLFDKDFGEGALQPSGVVGSILGAIVVLLVWRAVGGRRHALHR
- the tatA gene encoding Sec-independent protein translocase subunit TatA, with product MGDIGTPELLIIIVVVVVLFGAKKLPDAARSLGRSLRIFKSEIKGLHDDDHPAAVATAPGAPVNPAVVHPAAPTVTAPAPAVDTAPPVPAAPGAAAPVTGPASTADSAADGRPTGSR
- a CDS encoding DsbA family oxidoreductase, with amino-acid sequence MRVDIWSDVVCPWCYVGKARFDRALAAFAHRDEVQVRFHSYELNPTLPRGRSESLLVALARKFSDVPAAEIEGMEHRVADAARQEGLAYRSDRRNGNTFDLHRVLHLAGEAGRQAEAVTALNQAHFGAGRDVFDHDIAVEVFTSAGLPAAEVRRVLTGDDYAERVFADERAAHDMRVTGVPFFVVDRTLAVSGARPTDLFARTLDQAWARRAQRVA
- a CDS encoding HD domain-containing protein, with protein sequence MVITPQPSWDVAVDADELHRRHAPTQPAFTLVHTHCRIVWDIAAGLLAAGAAPAADAGLVRTGALLHDIGVYRLYDDAGQLDHAQYLRHGVLGHELLAADGLPETVCRFASCHTGVGLTRADIAAGDLPLPPGDYLAQTVEERLVMYADKFHSKSRPTSFLTVDAYRGHVRRFGADKVARFDELTAEFGVPDLAALAARHGMTVHSG
- a CDS encoding APC family permease; protein product: MTGMDAAGAPSVPGRLVRRLGPGDAVMIGLGAMIGAGVFTAFAPAARAAGSGAGLLVALGLAAVVAYCNATSSARLAARYPTSGGSYVYGRERLGELWGYLAGWAFVVGKTASCAAMALTVGEYAWPAHRHAVAVVAVVALTAANLAGVHRSALLTRLIVAVVLAVLAAVVVACLASGAADPGRLATDADGGAVRAGGVLRAGGLLFFAFAGYARVATLGEEVRDPARTIPRAVATALTITLVVYLLVAVAVLAVLGPQRLAAAGAPLADAVRAAGAGGLDGVVRVGAVLAAAGSLLALILGVSRTTLAMARDGHLPATLAAVAPRVGVPHHAELAVGAVVAVLAGLADLRAAIGLSSFGVLVYYAVANASAWTLRAEEGRPARVVPAAGLVGCALLAFALPVPAVLGGLGLLAVGLAIHGLRRLARRRATGARRGS